The DNA region TTTTCGCTTGAGCCTGGTTAGCTCACCAGTGCAAACAAAAGAAACATCCAGACGAATCCGAGGACAAATCCCAGATAAACCTCTATCGGGCGGTGTGCGCCCAACAGCAGGCGCGATGTGCCTGCGCTGCCGGCTGCTATAGTTGCAGCAAGGGTAGCGGACAGGTAGTGCTCGTCCACAATTTTTGTAAACACAGCCATCGAACCTGTAAGTGCGCCCAAAGCCACCATGTGCAGGCTTATCTTCATCCAATAGTTAAAGCCAAGCGCCAGCAACGAAAGCATGGATGCAGCCAGCATATATAAACCAAACAAGGGCGCTATCCCCAAAAAGCTCAGCAACTGATAGGTGAGGTAAAACAGCAGTGCAGTAACCAGGATAGGTACGTTGCGCTCCTGCCTGTGAGGCATCTGCAATGAAGACACCATTTCCATCCGCAGCATGATGTAGAAAATGATTGAGGGCACAAGCGCAGTGAGCAACAACACAATCCCTCCGGTTGACCATTGCAGATTGGCAGGTATCTGCAGCCGTTCGTGCCCGTTGATGCTCAGGGCAATCATATAAGCATAGCTCGGGATAAGCAGGGGATGCAAAAAATATGAAATGAGCCGGGCAATAGGAATAAAGCGTTCGGACATGTTGATTCAGAGCTCTTTGCGTAATCTGGCTACCGGTATGCCCAGTTGCTCGCGATACTTGGCCACGGTGCGCCTTGCAATGTTGTAGCCTTTGTCGTTGAGTATTTTGGTGAGCTGTTCGTCGGTCAGGGGTTTATCTTTTGATTCGGCGGCAATGCAGTCGCTCAGGATTTTTTTGATCTCCCGTGTCGAAACTTCCTCCCCGTCGTCGGTTTGCATCGATTCGCTGAAGAAACTCTTAAGCAGGAATGTGCCAAATGGTGTTTGTACGTATTTGCTGTTGGCCACGCGCGAAACGGTCGAGATGTCGAGGTTGACCATTTCGGCTATATCCTTGAGGATCATTGGCCTGAGCCTGGTTTCGTCGCCCGTGAGAAAATATTCCCGCTGGTATTCCATGATGGCTTTCATGGTGTTGTAGAGGGTATTTTGTCTTTGGTTGATGGCATCGATAAACCACCTGGCAGCATCAATTTTTTGCTTCACAAACATCAATGCCTCTTTTTCGGAGCGGCTCTTTTTGCTTTCGCTGAACATCTGAAGCATTTCCATATAGTTTCGCGAAACACGCAGCTCCGGGGTATTCCGGCTTGTCAGGCTGAGCTCAAGCTCCCCATCGTTGTTGGTGATGATAAAGTCGGGGATCACATAATGCCCGACATTATGCGAATCGGTGATGGAGTCGCCGGGCTTGGGGTTGAGCTTCAGTATGATGTTCAGTGCTTCTTTGAGTTGTTCCTCGCTTATGTTGCCGCGTTTGAGGATTTTTTCGTAGTGTTTCTTGGTAAACTCCTCAAAAAACCTGTCGATGATGAGGATCGGGAGGCGATAATCAGTTTCGGGGTCTTCGGCAGCTAGGCGGCGCAGCTGAATGAGCAGACACTCCTGCAGGTTGCGGGCGCCTACTCCGGGCGGATCAAATTCCTGTATCACCTGAAGCACCTCGAGCACTTCCTTGCGCGAGGTTTTGATGTTTTGTGTGAACAGCAGGTCGTCAACAATGGCATCTACCGGTCTGGCAAGATAACCTGCATCATCCAGATTTCCAATGATATAGAGTCCAATTTTGTGTTTTTGTTCATCGAGCTTGCGGTAGCCCAGCTGCTCAATGAGCATTTCCTGGAAACTTATGCCACTGGCAAAGGGGATATCAACCGCCTTTTCGTCGGGGCTGTTGTTGTTCACCGAAGTCCGGTAATCAGGAATGTCATCGTCTTCCAGGTAGTCGTCGAAGGTGAATTCGTCATCCCGGCTGTCGTATTCCTCATCATCGTCCCCATCGTAATCATCGCCGTCCTGGTCGTTGTCGTCGTAGTTAAGATCATCTTCCTGTTCAAAATTGTCGCTGTCCTCCTCCATTTCGAGGGCAGGATTTTCTTCAATTTCCTGTTTGATGCGTTGTTCCAGCGCGGTAGTGGGAATCTGCAACAGCTTCATCAGCAGGATTTGCTGGGGCGAAAGCTTTTGCAGCAGCTTTTGTTGTAGTCTCTGATTAAGCATAGTCCCTCAATGCAGGCGTATTCGCGCTGGTTTGTTGCACGAATTTACAACAAAAAACGGGATGCACTCAAGCCCCCGTTTTGGTGTTTTTTTAAGCATGTATGATTTTTATTTTTCCTGCTTCGCTCCTAAAACTCACAATTGAGCGGGGTTCGCGGGAAAGGAATGACGTCGCGAATGTTGCTCATACCGCTCACAAAAAGCATAAGACGCTCAAAACCAAGGCCAAAGCCTGCATGTGGCACAGTTCCGAATTTACGGGTTTCCAGATACCACCACATGGTTTCGACAGGGATATGCATTTCGTGCATCCGCCTGAGCAGCTTTTCATACACTTCCTCACGCTGCGATCCGCCAATGATTTCGCCAATACCGGGGAAGAGCACATCCATGGCACGTACTGTTTTGCCGTCGTCGTTCTGCTTCATATAGAAGGCTTTGATCTCGCGCGGATAGTCGGTAAGAATGACGGGCTTTTTGAAGTGTTTCTCCACAAGGTACCGCTCATGCTCCGATTGCAGGTCGGCACCCCAGTGGTTGATGGGATAGGCGAATTTGCCCTTTTTGTTGTAGTTGCTGTTGCGCAGAATTTCGATGGCTTCGGTGTAGGTAATGCGCTCAAAGGGATGAGCCAGCACAAACCGCAGTTTTTCAATAAGTTCCATCGACTTTTCGTCGGGCTTTTTATTCTTTTCCTCTTCCTGCTGGCGTTTGCTCAAAAACTGCAGTTCATCAGCACAGTGGTCCAGGGCATAATTGATGAGATACTTGAGCATTTCTTCCGCCAGGTCCATATTGTCGTGGATGTCGTAGAAAGCCACCTCGGGTTCGATCATCCAGAACTCGGCCAGATGCCGGCTGGTATTGGAGTTCTCGGCCCTGAAGGTGGGACCAAAAGTGTACACCTTGCTCATGGCCAGGGCAGCCAGCTCAGCCTCAAGCTGACCCGAAACCGTAAGGTTAGCCTTCCGGCCGAAAAAGTCCTGACGGTAATCTATCTCACCTTGCTCGGTTTTAGGCAGGTTTTCGAGTTTCAGTGTGGTTACCTGGAACATCTCTCCTGCGCCCTCGGCATCGGATGCGGTGATGATGGGCGAATGAATATTGTAGAACCCCCTGTCGTTGAAAAACTTATGGATGGCAAAGATCATGGCATGCCTCAGGCGCGTAATTGCACTGAAAGTGCGCGTGCGGAAACGCAGGTGGGCCTTTTCGCGTAAAAACTCCAGTGAGTGCTTCTTGGGTTGCAAAGGATACTCGTCCGGATTGGCCTCGCCCAACAGTTCGATCTGCGCTACGGCAAGCTCCACGCGTTGCCCGCTGCCAATAGAAGGCACCAGCCTGCCGGTGGCAGCCACCGAGGCGCCAGTGTGCATCAAAGCCAGATGCTCCTCCGGGATTTTCTCCAGATCAACAACTAATTGCAGGTCGTGCATCACCGAACCATCGTTCAAGGCAATGAACGATACATTCTTGCTCGTGCGTCGGGTACGCACCCATCCCATCACCCGGATCTCTTTGTCCAGATCCTCGCTCAGCAAGGCATCCTTGATTTCTGTACGTTTCACCTTATTAAATGGTTTTGTTTAAAAAGAAGTGCAAAAAAACAAAAAATCCGGGCCTGACACGCGATTTACACCTTATATTATTTGTATCTGTCTGATCATCAGCGCTCTTCAACCATACCCCTGACCAAAACAATCTCAAGCTGATGATTGTTATGCTTGTGTTAACTTTGCAAACCCGATATGACGCCCGAACCGCAACTGCTGACGCACAACGACTGGTGGCCTGCTACCGGCCGGCCGCTGATCATCTCAGGGCCTTGCAGTGCCGAAACAGCGCCACAGGTGCTCGCTACTGCCCGTGCGCTGGCAGCCACGGGCAAGGTAGATGTGTTCCGGGCCGGTGTCTGGAAACCACGCACCCGCCCCGGTGGGTTCGAGGGTAAAGGCGAAGCCGCCCTGCCCTGGCTCAGCGAGGTCAAAGCCGAAACAGGTTTGCGCATCACTGTCGAGGTAGCCAACCCGACGCACATCGAACAAGCTTTACGCCACGGCGTAGATATGTTGTGGATTGGCGCACGCACTGTGGTAAATCCGTTTTCAGTCGAAGAACTTGCACAAGCCCTTCAGGGCGTTGATGTGCCGGTGCTGGTAAAAAATCCGCTTACCCCCGACCTCAAGCTTTGGATGGGTGCCCTGGAACGCATCAACAAAGCCGGCATCACCAAACTTGCAGCCATCCACAGGGGATTTCACTATTTCCAGAAGTCACCCTACCGGAATGCCCCCATGTGGGAAATCCCCATCGAGCTCAAACGCCTTGTTCCGCATCTCCCGCTGATCACCGACATCAGTCACATTTGCGGACGCCGCGACATCCTGGCCGAAGTGGCCCAAAAAGCTATCGACCTCGAAACCAACGGCCTGATGATCGAAAGCCATATTGACCCCGACCATGCCAAAACGGATGCTGCACAACAAATTACCCCCGACGAACTGAACGCGTTGCTTTCGAACCTAGTGCTGCGCACTCCCACCGGCACACCAGTTTTTGAATACCTGCTCGAAACCCTGCGCACCGAAATTGATAAAATTGACGGCGAGCTGCTGCAGCTTCTGGCCCGGAGAATGGAAGTGGTGGACGAAATAGGCCGATATAAGCTCGAAAACAACATCACCATCCTCCAGCTCAAACGCTGGAAACACATCATCGACGACCGGCTCTCCATTGGCACACATCTGGGGCTCGACCAGAAATTTCTGCTGCAACTGCTTGAACTGGTGCACGATGCCTCCATTCAGCGTCAGCAGCAAATCTTCGAGAGTGAAGGCAAGGAACTGCCTCCGGCAAAAAACTAAAAAAGCGCTGAAAACCAGCGCTTTTAATTTTTATTCGACCACTATCCTGTGCCTTAATTCACCCTGCGGACTGAGCAACTGATATATTCCAGGCGAAAGAGCCGAAAGGTCGAGCTCGATGCGTCTCGTTCCAGCTTCCACTTTCCACGCACGCACCATTTGCCCGCTTTGGTTGATCAGCTCAAGGCGCATCTGCTTTTCAACCGGCCGATCGAAAACCACGTTGGTAGTGTTGCGTGCCGGGTTCGGGAAGATCCTGACATTGCGTGGCTCCTGTGCTGCCTCAGCTGAAGTTTCAACATCCAAGACGGTGATTTTAATATCGTCGAAATAAAAGCCATCTGCATTCACGGCACCATCGCTCCTGAAGGTAAAGCGCAAGAGCACATCCTTTCCGGCCCAGG from Bacteroidota bacterium includes:
- the rpoN gene encoding RNA polymerase factor sigma-54; translated protein: MLNQRLQQKLLQKLSPQQILLMKLLQIPTTALEQRIKQEIEENPALEMEEDSDNFEQEDDLNYDDNDQDGDDYDGDDDEEYDSRDDEFTFDDYLEDDDIPDYRTSVNNNSPDEKAVDIPFASGISFQEMLIEQLGYRKLDEQKHKIGLYIIGNLDDAGYLARPVDAIVDDLLFTQNIKTSRKEVLEVLQVIQEFDPPGVGARNLQECLLIQLRRLAAEDPETDYRLPILIIDRFFEEFTKKHYEKILKRGNISEEQLKEALNIILKLNPKPGDSITDSHNVGHYVIPDFIITNNDGELELSLTSRNTPELRVSRNYMEMLQMFSESKKSRSEKEALMFVKQKIDAARWFIDAINQRQNTLYNTMKAIMEYQREYFLTGDETRLRPMILKDIAEMVNLDISTVSRVANSKYVQTPFGTFLLKSFFSESMQTDDGEEVSTREIKKILSDCIAAESKDKPLTDEQLTKILNDKGYNIARRTVAKYREQLGIPVARLRKEL
- the asnS gene encoding asparagine--tRNA ligase gives rise to the protein MKRTEIKDALLSEDLDKEIRVMGWVRTRRTSKNVSFIALNDGSVMHDLQLVVDLEKIPEEHLALMHTGASVAATGRLVPSIGSGQRVELAVAQIELLGEANPDEYPLQPKKHSLEFLREKAHLRFRTRTFSAITRLRHAMIFAIHKFFNDRGFYNIHSPIITASDAEGAGEMFQVTTLKLENLPKTEQGEIDYRQDFFGRKANLTVSGQLEAELAALAMSKVYTFGPTFRAENSNTSRHLAEFWMIEPEVAFYDIHDNMDLAEEMLKYLINYALDHCADELQFLSKRQQEEEKNKKPDEKSMELIEKLRFVLAHPFERITYTEAIEILRNSNYNKKGKFAYPINHWGADLQSEHERYLVEKHFKKPVILTDYPREIKAFYMKQNDDGKTVRAMDVLFPGIGEIIGGSQREEVYEKLLRRMHEMHIPVETMWWYLETRKFGTVPHAGFGLGFERLMLFVSGMSNIRDVIPFPRTPLNCEF
- a CDS encoding bifunctional 3-deoxy-7-phosphoheptulonate synthase/chorismate mutase type II, translated to MTPEPQLLTHNDWWPATGRPLIISGPCSAETAPQVLATARALAATGKVDVFRAGVWKPRTRPGGFEGKGEAALPWLSEVKAETGLRITVEVANPTHIEQALRHGVDMLWIGARTVVNPFSVEELAQALQGVDVPVLVKNPLTPDLKLWMGALERINKAGITKLAAIHRGFHYFQKSPYRNAPMWEIPIELKRLVPHLPLITDISHICGRRDILAEVAQKAIDLETNGLMIESHIDPDHAKTDAAQQITPDELNALLSNLVLRTPTGTPVFEYLLETLRTEIDKIDGELLQLLARRMEVVDEIGRYKLENNITILQLKRWKHIIDDRLSIGTHLGLDQKFLLQLLELVHDASIQRQQQIFESEGKELPPAKN